From the genome of Flammeovirgaceae bacterium:
GGTGTTTCAATTTGAACCACTTTCCGTTCCGGTGTGGAACAAATTAATTCACCACGTTGATTTTCATCATATTGGTGCGGCTCTTTTCGTGGATGGGCATGCTGGCAAGGCTGATAAAAATATCCCCTTTTTTTACGTGCCCGTCTGCTTTAAGGATTTCCGCGATATCGGCAATGGTTTCGTCCGTGGAGGTTTGTTTGTCATAATAATAGGCCCGTGTCCCCCACACAAGGTTCATTGTTTCCAAAATGGATTTATTGCCGGTGAACACAAAGATATTGGTATTGGGGCGGTGCGAAGAAGACTCAAAGGCCGTATAGCCCGAGGTGGTCATTCCTACAATGGCCTTTGCGCCCACCTCCTGGGCCAGCTTGCAGGCCGCCAGTATCAGGCTGTCGTGGATAAAGATTGGGGACTTGGGGTCCACCGCCCTGAACTTGTAGTAAATGCCCGGTTGCTTTTCTATAGACGTAATGGTGCGCACCATACTGCGTACCACCTCCAGTGGGTATTTTCCTGTGGCCGTCTCCGCAGACAACATTAACGCATCCGCGCCATCCATTACCGCATTGGCCACGTCATTGGTCTCTGCCCTCGTGGGGCGCGGGTTTTCTATCATGCTCTCCATCATTTGCGTGGCCACAATCACCGGCTTGGAGGCTTTGTTGCATTTTTCAATAAGCTGTTTTTGCACCACCGGCACCTCTTCCATCCATATCTCCACGCCCAGGTCCCCGCGGGCCACCATCACCGCGTCCGTGGCCTCCATGATGGCGTCAATGTCGTTCAAAGCCTCCGGCTTTTCAATCTTGGCCACAATCCGCGCAGTGGAATTGTTCTTCTTTAGGATTTCCCTTAGGGCAATAATGTCCTGGGCTTTTCTCACAAAAGACAAGGCCACCCAATTGACATTGTTCTTCAGCCCAAACGCCAGGTCCTTTACATCCTTATCGGTGAGCGAAGGGGCGGACACTTTGGTGTGGGGGAGGTTGATGCCCTTGCGGGAGGTAAGTGGCCCACCGTAAACCACTTTGGTGACGATATCGGCATCGCGCACTTCGGTCACCTTCAATTCGATCTTGCCGTCATCGATCAATACTTTTTCGCCCACCTTGACGTCCTGTGGCAGGTTTTTGTAAGAGGTGCTCACCACCTTGCCGTTGCCGGTCAGTTCGCGGGTGGTGATCACCAGTTCCTGCCCCTTCTTCAGCACCACGTTGTCCTCCATGGTGTTCACCCTTATTTTTGGCCCCTGCAAATCCATCAATATGGCCACGTGGGTCCCCCATTCGGCATTGATCTCCCTTATCAGGTCAATCACGGGCTGGTGGTCGGCATGGGTGCCGTGCGAAAAATTGATCCTGAACACGTCCACCCCGGCCTTTACCAGGGCGGTCAACATTTCCTTGGAGTTGGATGCCGGCCCTACCGTGGCCACGATTTTTGTCCTGTTGTATGCTACTCTTTCCATTCTTTTAAAAAATAAAATAGTCTTTCGACTTTACAGTGCCCAAAGGTATGGAAGCCACCATTTCCACGGAAGAAATACCCCTCAAGTGTTCCTGGAGTTGGCCGGACCCCCATTTATCAGCCCCTTGCGAAAGGACCACAAAGTCCAAATGAGGGTATTCTTGCACCAAAAAATTCCTGGCCGCCTCCGCCTCGTTGGCCTTGTTCCTGAACAGCCTTAAAACATTTACGGCCGATTCATAGGAAAAATGGGCAAAGGTGCCCGTAATGCCATTATTGAACTGTATGCCAACGTCCTTTTGCTTTACCAGCCTAACGCCCAGTTGGCGGTTTAGGTCCCACGCCAGTTTATAGCCCTTGGCTGAAGAAATCACCCCTATTAACTCAAAATCATAACTATACTCAATATCCAGTCGCTTTTTCTTCATAACTTGCCTGTATAAGGGCAACTTCTTTACCGTTGCAAAAAGTTTGACAATATTGCACTAAATCTCTTTCTTTGCACAGATTTTTGAATACTCTAAACTTATAAAACATGTCTGAAATCGCACAAAAAGTAAAACAGATCATTATTGACAAACTGGGGGTGGAGGAGTCCGAGGTAACACCTGAGGCTTCTTTTACCAACGACCTCGGTGCCGACTCTTTAGATACGGTTGAATTGATCATGGAATTTGAAAAGGAATTCAACATCTCCATTCCTGATGACCAGGCCGAGAACATTGCCACCGTTGGACAGGCGATTTCCTACCTGGAGGAGAATGTGAAGAAGTAATCCGGAGACCCAGTCTCCCTCCATTAATTTTATTTTATTCGATGACTTTTAAGCGAGTAGTAATTACCGGTGTAGGCGCTTTGACCCCCATTGGAAATACCCGTGAAGAATATTGGGAAGGTTTGCGCAATGGAAAAAGTGGTGCCGCGCCCATTACCCGGTTTGATGCGTCAAAGTTTAAAACAAAATTTGCATGTGAGGTAAAAGGGTTTGACGTGGGCAACTTTATCGACAGGAAAGAAGCCCGTAAAATGGACCCCTTTGCCCAATATGCCATGGTGGTGGCAGACGAGGCCATAAAAGATTCCAACCTTCCCCTTTCGGAACTGGACCCCGACCGCGTAGGCGTCATCTGGGGGTCTGGAATTGGGGGGTTGCTTACCTTTCAGGAAGAGGTTAAGTCGTTCGCTACCGGTGACGGCACGCCCCGATTTAATCCCTTCTTTATTCCCAAAATGATAGCCGACCTGAGTGCCGGCCACATTTCCATCAAGTACGGCTTTCGGGGCCCCAACTTTACCACGGTCTCTGCCTGCGCCTCTTCCACCAACTCCATTTACGATGCCTTTACCTATATCCGGCTGGGAAAATCGGATATTATCGTGTCGGGCGGTTCTGAAATGGCCGTATGCGAAGCCGGTGTGGGGGGGTTCAACGCCATGAAGGCGCTCTCCGAACGCAACGACTCGCCCGAAACGGCCTCAAGGCCTTATGACAAGGAAAGGGACGGCTTTGTATTGGGGGAGGGTGCCGGGTGCCTGGTGCTGGAAGAATACGAACATGCCAAAAGAAGGGGCGCCAAAATTTATGCCGAGGTATTGGGCGGGGGAATGTCTGCCGATGCCTACCATATAACCGCGCCACACCCCGAAGGGGCTGGCATTGTAAAAGTAATGGAACACGCCCTGGAAGAGGCGGGCATTAAAGCTTCGGAAGTCGACTACATCAATACCCATGGCACCTCTACCCCATTGGGCGACATTGGCGAGATCAAAGCCATACAGAAAGTATTTGGTGAAGATGCCTACAAATTGAACATCAGTTCCACCAAGTCCATGACAGGGCACCTTTTGGGCGCGGCAGGGGCCATCGAGTCCATCGCCTGCCTGATGGCCATCAACGAAGGTATCGTGCCGCCCACCATCAACCACTTCACGGACGATGACGGGCTGGACCCCAAACTCAACCTGACCTTTAACACCGCGCAAAAGCGGGACGTGAGAGTAGCGCTAAGCAATACTTTTGGGTTTGGCGGCCACAATTTTTCAATCATCCTTAAAAAGGCATAGTAGGCCCAATCCTGTGTGGGGCTTGCTGAAATCGACCAGGACAACCAAAAAAGAAAATCAAAGGCTGGTCGTGGCCATACGTACCATCACCGGTTTCACGCCCTCCAATATCGAGCTCTACCGGCTGGCCACCCTCCACAGTTCCAAGTCCAGGAAAGTGGGTGGCTTTAAGGAATCCAACGAGAGGCTCGAATACCTGGGTGACGCCATTTTAGGGGCTGCCGTGGCGGATTACCTTTTCAAGAAATACCCCTTCAAAGACGAGGGGTTCCTCACCGAGATAAGGTCCAGGATCGTCAACAGGGAAACCCTGAACCAGATTGCCCGCAAATTGGGCATCCCTGCCATCGTGCAGTCCGACACCCAAAACACAAAACTGCACCAGGTCATTCTTGGAAATGCCCTGGAGGCCATCGTGGGCGCCATTTACCTCGACAAAGGCTATCCCCGTTGCAAAAAGTTCGTAGTGGACAAACTCATCCAACCCTACCTCAACATTGAGGAGGTGGTCAACTCCGACACCAACTTCAAGAGCAAGGTCATTGAATGGTCCCAGCGCAACAACACGGAAATCCGGTTTGAAATACAAAGCACAAAAAAGGGAAAAGCCGGAAAGGAATTTGTTGCCCAATTGCTCGTGGCCGGGCAACCTTACGGCCAGGGCTTTGGTTATACCAAGAAAAAAGCAGAGCAGGATGCCGCCCAAAAGACCTGTCAGATGCTGAACATTGATTAGCCGTTGAATGAACCGGATACTGAAAATAGGTGGTGCCACCGTAAACCAAACCCCTATCGATTGGGGCAACAATACCAACAATATTATTGAGGCCATCCGGTTGGCCCGTGGCCAGCAAATAGACTTGCTGTGCTTTCCCGAGCTTTGTGTTTCCGGCTACGGCTGTGAGGATTTGTTCCTTTCCGACTGGCTGTCGGAAAAAGCCTGGGAAGAATTGGAAAAGGTAATCCCCGAAACGGAAGGTATAATGGTGTGCGTGGGGCTTCCGGTAAGGATGGAAAACGCTACCTACAATGGGGCATGTGTCATCCATGACAAGGAAATATTGGGCATAGCGCTGAAACAAAACCTGGCCAGGGACGGGGTGCACTATGAGCCGCGCTGGTTTGAGCCATGGCCTGCCCACAACATTCGGCAGATCGCGCGGGGCGGCCGCGCCATCAGCGTGGGCGATATTGTTTTCGAGTGCAAAGGGGTTTCTTTTGGTTTTGAAATATGCGAAGACGCCTGGCGCCAGGCAAGGCCGGCCGATAATCTGGCCAGCCGCAAAGTAGGCCTCATCCTGAACCCAAGTGCCAGCCACTTTGCCATGAGCAAGGCCGCGTCAAGGGAAAAGCTCGTGACCGGTAGCTCCATGAAGTACAACTGCGTATATGTGTACGTAAACCTGCTGGGGAACGAAGCGGGGAGAATGGTCTACGATGGGGACATCCTTATCGCCAGGCATGGCGAACTGATCATGCGCAGCCCCA
Proteins encoded in this window:
- a CDS encoding acyl carrier protein, whose amino-acid sequence is MSEIAQKVKQIIIDKLGVEESEVTPEASFTNDLGADSLDTVELIMEFEKEFNISIPDDQAENIATVGQAISYLEENVKK
- the pyk gene encoding pyruvate kinase, whose product is MERVAYNRTKIVATVGPASNSKEMLTALVKAGVDVFRINFSHGTHADHQPVIDLIREINAEWGTHVAILMDLQGPKIRVNTMEDNVVLKKGQELVITTRELTGNGKVVSTSYKNLPQDVKVGEKVLIDDGKIELKVTEVRDADIVTKVVYGGPLTSRKGINLPHTKVSAPSLTDKDVKDLAFGLKNNVNWVALSFVRKAQDIIALREILKKNNSTARIVAKIEKPEALNDIDAIMEATDAVMVARGDLGVEIWMEEVPVVQKQLIEKCNKASKPVIVATQMMESMIENPRPTRAETNDVANAVMDGADALMLSAETATGKYPLEVVRSMVRTITSIEKQPGIYYKFRAVDPKSPIFIHDSLILAACKLAQEVGAKAIVGMTTSGYTAFESSSHRPNTNIFVFTGNKSILETMNLVWGTRAYYYDKQTSTDETIADIAEILKADGHVKKGDIFISLASMPIHEKSRTNMMKINVVN
- the rnc gene encoding ribonuclease III → MWGLLKSTRTTKKENQRLVVAIRTITGFTPSNIELYRLATLHSSKSRKVGGFKESNERLEYLGDAILGAAVADYLFKKYPFKDEGFLTEIRSRIVNRETLNQIARKLGIPAIVQSDTQNTKLHQVILGNALEAIVGAIYLDKGYPRCKKFVVDKLIQPYLNIEEVVNSDTNFKSKVIEWSQRNNTEIRFEIQSTKKGKAGKEFVAQLLVAGQPYGQGFGYTKKKAEQDAAQKTCQMLNID
- a CDS encoding IPExxxVDY family protein, coding for MKKKRLDIEYSYDFELIGVISSAKGYKLAWDLNRQLGVRLVKQKDVGIQFNNGITGTFAHFSYESAVNVLRLFRNKANEAEAARNFLVQEYPHLDFVVLSQGADKWGSGQLQEHLRGISSVEMVASIPLGTVKSKDYFIF
- the fabF gene encoding beta-ketoacyl-ACP synthase II; translated protein: MTFKRVVITGVGALTPIGNTREEYWEGLRNGKSGAAPITRFDASKFKTKFACEVKGFDVGNFIDRKEARKMDPFAQYAMVVADEAIKDSNLPLSELDPDRVGVIWGSGIGGLLTFQEEVKSFATGDGTPRFNPFFIPKMIADLSAGHISIKYGFRGPNFTTVSACASSTNSIYDAFTYIRLGKSDIIVSGGSEMAVCEAGVGGFNAMKALSERNDSPETASRPYDKERDGFVLGEGAGCLVLEEYEHAKRRGAKIYAEVLGGGMSADAYHITAPHPEGAGIVKVMEHALEEAGIKASEVDYINTHGTSTPLGDIGEIKAIQKVFGEDAYKLNISSTKSMTGHLLGAAGAIESIACLMAINEGIVPPTINHFTDDDGLDPKLNLTFNTAQKRDVRVALSNTFGFGGHNFSIILKKA